One window from the genome of Pyrus communis chromosome 16, drPyrComm1.1, whole genome shotgun sequence encodes:
- the LOC137721100 gene encoding dof zinc finger protein DOF4.6-like, with translation MDTAHWPQGIGVVNSMEDFSSTRSITERRARPQKDQALNCPRCNSTTTKFCYYNNYSLSQPRYFCKTCRRYWTEGGSLRNVPVGGGSRKNNKRSNNSDSSSPSTSSAKKVAHDRDHHLTPQSNFPSQSASQNPNKIHFQGQDLNLAYPPADQEHDNNNITELPFSIESIDNRTYHHQNPSSSATTTTSHHFSSAMELLKSTGIASRGLTSFVPMAAVEVPDHSSNITMFSSGFPMQEFKPSRLSFSLDGFESAGFGGCLQGVQETTNTNHARLLFPTAQDLKQQIPSSTTTAADFDQHNNRGGGDSGGGYLNGMLGGGSW, from the exons ATGGACACAGCTCACTGGCCACAG ggTATTGGAGTGGTTAACTCCATGGAAGATTTTTCTTCTACAAGGTCAATCACAGAGAGAAGGGCAAGGCCTCAAAAGGATCAAGCTTTGAATTGTCCAAGGTGCAATTCCACCACCACAAAATTCTGTTATTACAACAATTACAGCCTCTCTCAGCCAAGATACTTTTGCAAGACTTGTAGAAGGTATTGGACTGAAGGTGGATCTCTGAGAAATGTTCCGGTGGGTGGAGGGTCACGGAAGAACAACAAGAGATCAAATAATTCCGATTCATCATCACCGTCCACGTCTTCAGCGAAGAAGGTTGCTCATGATCGTGATCACCATCTGACCCCACAAAGTAATTTTCCTTCTCAGTCTGCTTCTCAAAACCCTAATAAGATCCACTTCCAAGGTCAAGATCTCAACCTTGCATACCCACCAGCTGATCAGGAACATGACAACAATAATATTACCGAACTACCCTTTAGTATTGAGTCTATTGACAACAGAACCTACCACCACCAAAACCCTAGCTCCTCAGCCACTACTACTACATCTCATCATTTCTCATCGGCTATGGAACTGCTCAAAAGTACTGGGATTGCATCAAGGGGCCTGACTTCTTTCGTGCCGATGGCGGCGGTGGAGGTGCCGGATCATTCGAGTAATATCACAATGTTTTCATCTGGGTTTCCTATGCAAGAGTTTAAGCCAAGTCGGCTTAGTTTTTCTCTAGATGGGTTTGAGAGTGCTGGATTTGGTGGCTGTCTTCAAGGGGTGCAAGAGACTACTAATACAAATCATGCAAGGCTTTTGTTTCCTACTGCTCAGGATTTGAAGCAGCAGATTCCGAGCTCTACTACTACTGCTGCTGATTTTGATCAGCACAATAATAGAGGAGGAGGAGATTCCGGTGGTGGGTATTTGAATGGAATGTTAGGTGGAGGATCATGGTAA